A window of Ammospiza caudacuta isolate bAmmCau1 chromosome 20, bAmmCau1.pri, whole genome shotgun sequence genomic DNA:
CTCGCAGCCGCTTCCAGCGCCTCCACTCTCTGTGCCACATGCCTGGTGCTGGACACCACCCTGCGGCGTCCCCCCGGCGTGGCCCGGGGCGATGGCCGGTGGCTTTCGTCCCCCTTGCTGAGGGGCTCGGCGTTCTCGTAGCAATCGCTGGCCGGGCTCTCGCTGGGCGGCTCGGCCGCCGCATCCCCCGGCGGTGGGGTCAGCCTGGATGGGCCCCACGGAGCCTTGGGcttcctgctggggctgggcgtCTCGGCAGCCCCGAATTTTGTCCCCTCGGCGAAGGACACAGAGGGACGCTTGGCCTTGGCGATGCTGGACGTGCGGGGGATGGCGAAGGGCTGCGAGACATCCTCGGAGTCGAAGGCGGACGGGTCCGGGAGCGCCTCGGCAGCGGGGGATGCTCcgtcctgcagctcagccccgCCCAGCAGCGGGATGCCTGTGGGACAAAGTGACACGTGTTacagctgccagcctgcccGGGGACATAAtcggggacactgggacaggagctgATGCAATAGGATTGTCCCTGGGAACGTTTCCCAAGGAGGAGGTTGTGAAATGGGGTTGCCCCACTGGGCACGTCCCATCGCAGGCAgccaaacacagccctgcagacaggaAAACAAGGACAAGGAAATAAACAATGTCTGAGCcaagcacagctccctgggacGGCCAGGATTGACCCCAGAGgtgagcagagaggaggaggaggagcagccatGGGCGTCACCTTCTCTGGGAGGGACGGAGTACTCGGGTCCCTCGTTGTCGGTGTcgaaggaggagaaggagctgtCTGAAACCCACGCAGATGATGGGGGCTCGATGAAGCTGGGGTTGTAGGGGATTTCCATGTCGTGGTGGGAAACTGAGGAAGAATAGACACCCAGGTGAACTCGAGCACCCCAGGGTGCTCAGAGGAGAGGGGTTTCAGGCTTCCCCccagagagagagtgcagctCTTCTGGAAGTGctgtgggcagctctgccttgctcaCCTGTGACTTTGGGAAGTTTTGAGGTGCCCAGGTTAAAGCAGGGCATGAGAGCACTGAGGTTGGCCAACACCCCCTGCACGTGGTGCTTCATCCTGGCCAGCACACCATcatctggcacagctgccctgcagagcagagagggacatcaggggacacaGGACATGGGGGTTTGTGTCAAAggctgaaaaatgtgaaaaaataccTGTCTCTGGCATCTGCTGAGccggcaccacagcagcagcaggcaacacagagcagcagcagcaggagagggacaaGGATGGCAGCTGCAAGGGCTCCGTGGTCCTTCAAACCTGTGTGAGGAGATGGGCTGAGTATGGCATGTCCTGTGGCTGTGACTTACAGAACAGCCCTGcatggagagagcaggagctgacaACTCCCAGTGGGGCCAGGAGGCACCAACATGCAtcccagcaccttccccagTAAGGATGTGACCATCCCTTGCCCAGAAATGTGAGGTTAATCTTACTCAGCACACAGTCACCCTGCACAGGGTCACAGGTCCCccaggagcactggcagggTGAGGAACAATTCACTCCAAAATAGCCCTCAGGACAGGTGTTGTTGCagctggaagagagaggaaaggagggaaatgcCCCCAGAGAGAGCaaggctccagcccagccccactcccagaGTTATCCCAGCATTTTCCTGGTGTTACCTGTCTCCCCAGTAGCCTGCCTGGCAGATGCAAACTCCTGTCACAGGGTCACAGCTCCCTGAAACACACTCAGGGCAGAGGAACTGGCAGCCGTCACCAAAGGTGcccacagggcaggagctgttGCAGCTGCCAAAACAGAGCAAAGCATCAGTGActgcatcccagagcagggacacccccagggaccAGGGGCCTCACCCTGGGCATACCTGGGTCCTGTCCAGCCGGGGTCACAGCGCAGGCAGGACCCGGTCTGGGGGTCACAGGGCTCCCCGTGCAGGCAGCGGGGACACGGCTGCAGGCAGCCATCCCCATGGAatccaggagcacagggatccTTGCAGAGGGTCCCGTTCCAGCCGGGCTGGCAGGCCAGGCAGAAACCATCCAcgggtgagcagggctggctgcgcttgcagctcccacagctgtgtGGGCAGAGAGGCACTGGGGTCACAACGCCCAACCTTTGTACCCCTAAAAAGCAGCTTTCACCCCACAAAAAGCAGCTTTCACCCCACAGAAACATTGAGCATCATTTTGGACTGAGGGGAAACACACAGTGGTGCCTAATGCTCTGTGGTAGCAAGAGGAGAGGAGGgcagcagaatcacagaatattctgagttgggaGGTGCTGCTTTATCACCACGGGGAGTGAGATTAAGGACAACCAGATTTTAGGGTGACACCTTCTGCTGACATTAGCAAGGTGTTTCTTTCGGGGCAACGCTGATGCTGCATCCACCCTGGGATGCTCAAACCCAGGACAGGTCTCCCTGCCCACCCAAAGGAACAGACACAGCAGCAATGCCTTCTCCCAAGACCTTTCTGCCGCCTGCTGGATCCCGCAGCTCCCCCATCTCACCTGTGCACGCACTGAGAGCCGTATTTCCCCGCCGGGCAGGGCTcccggcagctcctgccctggtaGCCGGGCTCGCAGGTGCAGTGGCCGCTGGCGGCGCTGCAGGAGCCGTGCCCGCAGTCGCAGCGCCGCTGGCACGCCGGTCCCCAGAAGCCAGGCAGGCACTCGCACTTTCCCGTCTCCTGCGCGCAGGGTGAGACATTGCAGGAGCACTTGAAGCTGCACCTCCGGCCCCACCAGCCCGGCTGGCAGCGGCACAGCCCGCTCAGGGGGTCGCACTGCGACGTGGAGGGGTTGCACGGGCATTGCTTCTTGCAGTTGGGCGCCCACCAGCCCGGCTCGCAGTGGCAGGCGCCGCTCAGGGGGTCGCAGCGGCCGTGGGGGCCGCACTGGCA
This region includes:
- the SCARF1 gene encoding scavenger receptor class F member 1, whose product is MESARPILCLQLWLWVQSSAQELDPEGRNVCRFAAGPECCPGWRQEGRACTVAVCEGEDACREGEVCVKPGLCRCQPGFFGADCSSRCPEQYWGHDCKRSCPCHPNGRCDPASGRCTCDPNHWGGLCQFPCQCGPHGRCDPLSGACHCEPGWWAPNCKKQCPCNPSTSQCDPLSGLCRCQPGWWGRRCSFKCSCNVSPCAQETGKCECLPGFWGPACQRRCDCGHGSCSAASGHCTCEPGYQGRSCREPCPAGKYGSQCVHSCGSCKRSQPCSPVDGFCLACQPGWNGTLCKDPCAPGFHGDGCLQPCPRCLHGEPCDPQTGSCLRCDPGWTGPSCNSSCPVGTFGDGCQFLCPECVSGSCDPVTGVCICQAGYWGDSCNNTCPEGYFGVNCSSPCQCSWGTCDPVQGDCVLSLKDHGALAAAILVPLLLLLLCVACCCCGAGSADARDRAAVPDDGVLARMKHHVQGVLANLSALMPCFNLGTSKLPKVTVSHHDMEIPYNPSFIEPPSSAWVSDSSFSSFDTDNEGPEYSVPPREGIPLLGGAELQDGASPAAEALPDPSAFDSEDVSQPFAIPRTSSIAKAKRPSVSFAEGTKFGAAETPSPSRKPKAPWGPSRLTPPPGDAAAEPPSESPASDCYENAEPLSKGDESHRPSPRATPGGRRRVVSSTRHVAQRVEALEAAARCGSWEAKGKEPNVTTIYMMVGTAGHDPKAEGTGEGPVQAVLKRLGSLQKGKWAAKEEPKVRRSMEAIQKPPRRALAQRRDSENSCKQRESVPGAPAEPAPGKQQQHPAAKRLSLLLASLSSKSTGAQDGASETAEKGESPELAGSLERKGQAAAEEEPKYENVASSGADSPSGPGKELPGSAPGS